The Pseudomonas extremaustralis genome contains a region encoding:
- a CDS encoding CYTH domain-containing protein yields MQKETEIKLRVSRETLAALREHPLLKKRNKSGWERRELMNQYFDTPERDLARAKVALRLRKDGDDIIQTLKTRGQSVAGLSERNEYNWELPKAKLDVKKLDGECWPEELAELDKKTLKPIFTTDFVRERAEIAWGRGKAKVVIEAALDLGHVVAGKQKEEICELELELREGEPAALLELAAELAATLALMPCDISKAERGYRLYDASSYSLSLPAPQLHAEMPLDDAFAAIMWHLLGSSQRLAEQYRFNGHWRLLQDWVENLGELRALLGSLGQAAPRQSTSELRSALDALLEDWRPLVQAGDDDEDIRKAAPEQFADELADVRWGLFSLNTSRWLLNRTWTADRNVRGNRQGAAQITNWLPRLLADDAVALQLQRYQQQPEDLAEQLPRIERIQAWLHHARQVVDIPELDRLYGELNKLALLANQPITDESLDARMHQAIAVYQNRAWKTLLRL; encoded by the coding sequence ATGCAGAAAGAAACCGAAATCAAGCTCCGTGTCAGCCGCGAAACGCTCGCCGCGCTGCGTGAGCACCCGCTACTGAAAAAACGCAACAAAAGTGGCTGGGAACGCCGTGAGTTGATGAACCAGTACTTCGACACCCCTGAACGCGACCTGGCCCGCGCCAAAGTCGCCCTGCGCTTGCGCAAGGACGGTGACGACATTATCCAGACCCTCAAGACCCGCGGCCAAAGCGTCGCCGGCTTGTCGGAACGTAACGAATACAACTGGGAATTGCCCAAAGCCAAGCTCGACGTGAAGAAACTCGACGGCGAGTGCTGGCCCGAGGAACTCGCCGAGCTGGACAAAAAGACCCTCAAGCCGATCTTCACCACCGACTTCGTGCGCGAACGCGCCGAAATCGCCTGGGGCCGCGGCAAGGCCAAGGTGGTGATCGAAGCCGCCCTGGACCTGGGCCATGTGGTCGCCGGCAAGCAGAAAGAAGAAATCTGCGAGCTGGAACTGGAACTGCGCGAAGGCGAACCCGCTGCCCTGCTGGAGCTGGCCGCCGAGCTGGCGGCGACCTTGGCACTGATGCCCTGTGACATCAGCAAGGCTGAGCGCGGCTACCGCCTGTATGACGCCAGCAGCTACTCCCTGAGCCTGCCGGCACCGCAGCTGCACGCCGAAATGCCGCTGGACGACGCCTTCGCCGCGATCATGTGGCACCTGCTGGGCAGCAGCCAGCGCCTGGCCGAGCAATACCGTTTCAATGGCCACTGGCGCCTGTTGCAGGACTGGGTCGAAAACCTCGGCGAATTGCGCGCCCTGCTCGGCAGCCTCGGCCAGGCCGCACCGCGTCAATCCACCAGCGAACTGCGCAGCGCACTCGATGCCCTGCTGGAAGACTGGCGCCCGCTGGTCCAGGCCGGTGACGACGATGAAGACATCCGCAAAGCCGCGCCGGAGCAATTCGCCGACGAATTGGCCGACGTGCGCTGGGGCCTGTTCTCACTGAACACCTCCCGCTGGTTGCTGAACCGCACTTGGACCGCCGACCGCAATGTGCGTGGCAACCGCCAGGGTGCTGCGCAAATCACCAACTGGCTGCCACGCCTGTTGGCCGACGATGCCGTCGCCCTGCAGCTGCAGCGTTACCAGCAGCAACCGGAAGACTTGGCCGAGCAACTGCCGCGTATCGAACGCATCCAGGCGTGGCTGCACCATGCGCGTCAGGTGGTGGACATTCCAGAACTGGACCGTCTGTATGGCGAGCTGAACAAGCTGGCGCTGCTGGCCAACCAGCCGATCACCGACGAATCGTTGGATGCACGTATGCATCAAGCGATTGCGGTGTATCAGAACCGCGCCTGGAAGACCCTGTTGCGCCTGTAA
- the argE gene encoding acetylornithine deacetylase, whose translation MPLPSMKEQFAALIATPSVSCTQASLDQSNRPVIDLLASWLGDLGFAIDIQPVSPGKFNLLASFGTGPGGLVLAGHSDTVPYDAALWKTDPLKLTEVDGRWVGLGSCDMKGFFALAIEAVLPLLDQPFKQPLLILATCDEESSMSGARALAAAGRPLGRAAVIGEPTGLKPIRLHKGVMMERIDILGRSGHSSDPSLGHSALEAMHDAIGELRGLRLAWQREYRNPQFSVPQPTLNFGCIHGGDNPNRICGQCSLEFDLRPLPGMDPQVLRAAIRQKLEPVAERHKVKIDYAPLFAEVPPFEQAEDAELVRVAERLTGHRAEAVAFGTEAPYLQRLGCETLVLGPGDIACAHQPGEYLEMSRLTPTVRLLRELIEHYCLTPA comes from the coding sequence ATGCCGTTACCGTCCATGAAAGAGCAATTCGCCGCCTTGATTGCCACGCCGTCGGTCAGTTGCACCCAAGCGTCTCTCGACCAGAGCAACCGTCCGGTGATCGACCTGCTCGCCAGTTGGCTGGGCGATCTGGGCTTCGCCATCGACATCCAGCCCGTCAGCCCCGGCAAGTTCAATCTGCTTGCCAGCTTCGGCACAGGCCCTGGTGGCCTGGTGCTGGCCGGTCATAGCGATACCGTCCCGTATGACGCCGCATTGTGGAAGACCGATCCGCTCAAGCTGACGGAAGTCGACGGCCGCTGGGTAGGACTGGGCAGCTGCGATATGAAGGGCTTTTTCGCACTGGCCATCGAAGCGGTGTTGCCGCTGCTGGATCAACCGTTCAAGCAGCCGTTGCTGATCCTCGCCACTTGCGATGAAGAAAGCTCGATGTCCGGGGCCCGTGCGCTGGCCGCCGCCGGCCGTCCGTTGGGCCGCGCGGCGGTGATTGGTGAGCCGACCGGCCTCAAGCCGATCCGCTTGCACAAAGGCGTGATGATGGAACGCATCGACATCCTCGGTCGCAGCGGCCATTCGTCGGACCCGAGCCTGGGCCACAGCGCCCTGGAAGCCATGCACGACGCCATCGGCGAACTGCGTGGCCTGCGTCTGGCCTGGCAGCGCGAGTACCGCAACCCACAGTTCAGCGTGCCGCAACCGACCCTGAATTTCGGCTGCATCCATGGTGGCGATAACCCCAACCGCATCTGTGGCCAGTGTTCCCTGGAGTTCGACCTGCGGCCCTTGCCTGGCATGGACCCGCAGGTGCTGCGCGCGGCGATCCGGCAGAAGCTCGAACCCGTGGCCGAGCGCCATAAGGTGAAGATCGACTATGCGCCGCTGTTCGCCGAAGTGCCGCCGTTCGAGCAGGCCGAAGACGCAGAGCTGGTACGGGTCGCTGAGCGATTGACCGGTCATCGTGCCGAAGCAGTAGCGTTTGGCACCGAAGCGCCTTATCTTCAGCGCCTTGGTTGTGAAACCCTGGTGCTTGGCCCCGGCGATATCGCCTGCGCCCACCAGCCGGGCGAGTACCTCGAAATGTCACGCTTGACGCCTACAGTGCGTCTATTGCGGGAACTGATCGAGCATTACTGCCTGACACCTGCCTAA
- the argA gene encoding amino-acid N-acetyltransferase codes for MPDYVNWLRHASPYINAHRDCTFVVMLPGDGVDHPNFGNIVHDLVLLHSLGVRLVLVHGSRPQIEARLDARGLTPVYHKGLRITDAATLECVIDAVGQLRIAIEARLSMDMASSPMQGSRLRVASGNLVTARPIGVLEGVDYHHTGEVRRVDRKGINRLLDERSIVLLSPLGYSPTGEIFNLACEDVATRAAIDLAADKLLLFGADPGLIDENGRLVRELRPQQVPAHLLRLGSNYQAELLDAAAEACRGGVGRSHIVSYVEDGALLTELFTRDGGGTLVAQEQFELVREAAIEDVGGLLDLISPLEEQGILVRRSREVLEREIEQFSVVEREGMIIACAALYQIADSDAGELACLAVNPEYRHGRRGDELLERIEARARAQGLKTLFVLTTRTAHWFRERGFVPSSVERLPSARASLYNYQRNSKIFEKAL; via the coding sequence ATGCCCGATTACGTCAATTGGCTTCGTCACGCTTCGCCCTACATCAACGCTCACCGGGACTGCACCTTTGTGGTCATGCTGCCCGGCGATGGTGTGGATCATCCGAACTTCGGCAATATCGTCCACGACCTGGTGCTGCTCCACAGCCTGGGCGTGCGGCTGGTGCTGGTCCACGGTTCGCGCCCACAGATCGAAGCGCGCCTTGACGCGCGCGGCCTCACCCCGGTTTACCACAAGGGCCTGCGCATCACCGATGCCGCAACCCTGGAGTGCGTGATCGACGCGGTCGGCCAACTGCGTATTGCCATTGAAGCGCGCCTGTCGATGGACATGGCGTCGTCGCCGATGCAGGGCTCGCGCCTGCGCGTGGCCAGCGGCAATCTGGTGACGGCCCGCCCGATCGGTGTGCTGGAAGGCGTGGATTACCACCACACCGGCGAAGTGCGCCGCGTCGACCGCAAGGGTATCAATCGCCTGCTGGACGAGCGCTCCATCGTGCTGCTGTCGCCCCTGGGTTATTCGCCCACTGGCGAGATTTTCAACCTGGCCTGCGAAGACGTCGCCACCCGCGCCGCCATCGATCTGGCGGCCGACAAGCTCCTGCTGTTCGGCGCCGATCCCGGTCTGATCGACGAAAATGGCCGTCTGGTGCGCGAGTTGCGTCCGCAGCAAGTGCCAGCGCATTTGCTGCGCCTGGGCAGCAACTACCAGGCTGAATTGCTCGATGCGGCCGCCGAAGCTTGCCGTGGCGGGGTAGGGCGCAGCCATATCGTCAGTTATGTCGAAGACGGTGCCTTGCTCACCGAACTGTTCACCCGGGACGGCGGCGGTACGCTGGTGGCCCAGGAGCAATTCGAGCTGGTGCGCGAGGCGGCGATCGAAGACGTCGGCGGCTTGCTCGACCTTATCAGTCCGCTGGAAGAACAGGGCATCCTGGTACGCCGTTCGCGGGAAGTGCTGGAGCGCGAGATCGAGCAGTTCAGCGTCGTCGAACGCGAAGGCATGATCATCGCCTGCGCGGCGCTGTATCAAATTGCCGATTCGGATGCGGGGGAGCTGGCGTGCCTGGCGGTCAACCCGGAGTACCGCCACGGCAGGCGCGGCGATGAGCTGCTGGAGCGCATCGAGGCCCGTGCGCGGGCACAGGGTTTGAAGACGCTGTTCGTACTCACCACACGCACAGCGCACTGGTTCCGCGAGCGCGGCTTTGTGCCTAGCAGCGTGGAGCGCCTGCCTTCGGCGCGGGCATCGCTGTACAACTATCAGCGTAACTCGAAGATTTTCGAGAAAGCCCTGTAA
- a CDS encoding OprD family porin: MKKSNLALAVALGAIAQHAGAAGFIEDSHATLSARNFYINTDNRDGAPTASSRSKNAEWGQGFDLRFISGYTQGTVQFGVDAIGLYGVRLDSSRENHGNYSGTASGGTIFPSDGNKAVNDFASLGVTGKVKISQTELKLGTLQPKLPVIVTNDGRMLPQTFQGGQITSNEIKDLTLVGGQIEKAKGRNSSNNENLSIAGANASSNYNTGKFSNKFYYAGGDYKLTKDLTAQYYYGNLEDFYKQHFLGLTHNWAIGPGVLKSDLRYFNSSDDGKNGNTAAYYTSGNYNGFASGKGKVDNNLYSGLFLYTVAGHTFGGGYQVSNGSSDFPWLNQGDGSSAYLTTDMQIQKFARAGERTWQARYAYDFATVGVPGLTAGVIYLKGSDIDTVTASRTEITGQSEWERDITLAYVIPEGPLKNLGFAWKNAMWRTDLANTRSQDENRLIVSYTLPLF, encoded by the coding sequence ATGAAGAAGTCCAATTTGGCACTGGCTGTAGCTTTGGGCGCAATCGCCCAGCATGCAGGCGCTGCTGGTTTCATCGAAGACAGCCACGCCACACTGAGTGCGCGTAACTTTTACATCAACACCGATAACCGTGATGGTGCTCCAACGGCGAGCAGTCGTAGTAAAAACGCCGAGTGGGGCCAAGGCTTCGATCTGCGTTTCATCTCGGGTTACACCCAAGGTACCGTTCAGTTCGGCGTTGATGCGATCGGCCTGTATGGCGTGCGTCTGGACTCCAGCCGCGAAAACCACGGTAACTACAGTGGCACTGCTTCCGGCGGTACCATCTTCCCAAGCGATGGCAACAAGGCCGTCAACGATTTCGCCAGCCTGGGCGTGACCGGCAAGGTCAAGATCTCCCAAACCGAATTGAAACTGGGCACCCTGCAGCCTAAGTTGCCCGTTATCGTGACCAACGATGGTCGTATGCTGCCGCAAACGTTCCAAGGTGGTCAGATCACCTCTAACGAGATCAAGGATTTGACTCTGGTTGGTGGTCAGATTGAAAAGGCTAAGGGGCGTAACTCCAGCAATAACGAAAACCTGTCGATTGCCGGTGCCAACGCTAGTTCTAACTACAACACCGGCAAATTTAGCAATAAGTTCTACTACGCTGGTGGTGACTACAAGCTCACCAAAGATCTGACTGCCCAGTACTACTACGGCAACCTGGAAGACTTCTACAAGCAGCACTTCCTGGGGCTGACTCACAACTGGGCCATCGGTCCGGGCGTGTTGAAGTCTGACCTGCGTTATTTCAACAGCTCTGACGATGGTAAGAACGGCAACACCGCCGCTTACTACACCAGCGGTAACTACAATGGTTTCGCCAGCGGTAAGGGCAAGGTCGACAACAACCTGTACAGCGGCCTGTTCCTGTACACCGTTGCCGGTCACACCTTCGGTGGTGGTTATCAGGTCAGCAACGGCAGCAGCGACTTCCCTTGGTTGAACCAGGGCGACGGTTCGTCGGCTTACCTGACAACTGACATGCAGATCCAGAAGTTCGCCCGTGCCGGCGAGCGTACCTGGCAAGCTCGCTACGCTTATGACTTCGCTACAGTCGGCGTACCTGGCCTGACTGCCGGTGTTATCTACCTCAAGGGTAGCGATATCGACACCGTTACTGCTTCGCGCACTGAAATTACCGGCCAATCCGAGTGGGAACGTGACATCACGCTCGCCTACGTAATTCCAGAAGGCCCGCTGAAAAACCTCGGCTTTGCCTGGAAAAACGCAATGTGGCGTACCGACCTGGCGAATACCCGTTCCCAGGACGAAAACCGTCTGATCGTCAGCTACACCCTGCCACTGTTCTAG
- a CDS encoding peroxiredoxin, with the protein MSLRLGDIAPDFEQDSSAGKIRFHEWLGDSWGVLFSHPADFTPVCTTELGFTAKLKDEFAKRGVKAIALSVDPVDSHHKWIEDINETQHTVVNFPILADADRKVSDLYDLIHPNASDTLTVRSLFVIDPNKKIRLTITYPASTGRNFHEILRVIDSLQLTDHYKVATPANWQDGDEVVIVPSLKDEEEIKKRFPKGYRAVKPYLRLTPQPNR; encoded by the coding sequence ATGAGCCTAAGACTGGGCGATATCGCCCCCGACTTCGAACAGGATTCCAGCGCCGGCAAGATCCGTTTCCACGAATGGCTGGGCGACAGCTGGGGTGTGTTGTTTTCCCACCCGGCGGACTTCACTCCGGTCTGCACCACCGAGTTGGGGTTCACCGCCAAGCTCAAGGACGAATTCGCCAAGCGCGGCGTCAAGGCCATTGCCCTGTCGGTGGACCCGGTGGACTCGCACCACAAGTGGATCGAAGACATCAACGAAACCCAGCACACCGTCGTCAATTTCCCGATCCTGGCCGATGCCGACCGCAAGGTCTCGGACCTCTACGACCTGATCCACCCGAACGCCAGCGACACCCTGACCGTGCGTTCCTTGTTCGTGATCGACCCGAACAAGAAGATCCGCCTGACCATCACCTACCCGGCCAGCACCGGACGCAACTTCCACGAAATCCTGCGGGTGATCGACTCGCTGCAACTGACCGACCACTACAAAGTCGCCACGCCCGCCAACTGGCAGGACGGTGATGAAGTGGTGATCGTGCCGTCGCTCAAGGACGAGGAAGAAATCAAGAAACGTTTTCCCAAGGGGTATCGGGCGGTGAAGCCATATCTGCGGCTGACACCGCAACCCAATCGCTGA
- the ssuE gene encoding NADPH-dependent FMN reductase: MLVVTLGGSPSQRSRSGVLLDKTRQWLQDKGVEVVSYQIRDFPAEDLLHARFDSPKVIDLLQQVANADGLVIATPVYKASFSGALKTVLDLLPERALAHKIVLPIATGGSIAHMLAVDYALKPVLSALKAQELLHGIFAEDSQIAYGEGSAQAQLVPVLEHRLHEALETLYSAMARRPKPLDPHVLNERLLSARWSI; the protein is encoded by the coding sequence ATGCTGGTCGTAACACTTGGAGGCAGTCCCAGCCAACGTTCCCGCTCCGGGGTCTTGCTGGATAAAACCCGTCAGTGGTTGCAAGACAAAGGTGTGGAAGTGGTGAGTTACCAGATACGGGACTTCCCGGCCGAAGACTTGCTGCACGCGCGCTTCGACAGCCCCAAGGTCATCGACCTGCTGCAACAGGTGGCCAACGCCGATGGCCTGGTCATCGCCACCCCGGTGTACAAGGCTTCGTTTTCCGGCGCGCTGAAAACCGTACTCGACCTGCTGCCCGAACGCGCCCTGGCCCACAAGATTGTGTTGCCCATAGCCACCGGCGGCAGCATCGCCCACATGCTGGCGGTGGACTACGCCTTGAAGCCGGTGCTGTCGGCGCTCAAGGCCCAGGAATTGCTCCACGGGATTTTTGCCGAAGACAGCCAGATCGCCTATGGCGAAGGCAGTGCCCAGGCGCAACTGGTGCCGGTACTCGAACACCGTTTGCACGAGGCCCTGGAGACGCTCTACAGCGCCATGGCCCGACGCCCGAAACCTTTGGACCCTCATGTGTTGAATGAGCGTCTGTTGAGTGCTCGCTGGAGCATCTGA
- a CDS encoding sulfonate ABC transporter substrate-binding protein, with translation MRTVILRRGLVALFAAAVSFGAIVQAQAAEALRIGYQKYGTLVLLKAKGTLEKRLAAQGVQVQWTEFPGGPQLLEGLNVGSIDFGVTGETPPVFAQAAGADLLYVAYEPPAPTSEAILVPKDSPIKSVAELKGKKIVLNKGSNVHYLLVRALEDAGLKYTDVQTVFLPPADARAAFERGSVDAWVIWDPYQAAAEKQLQARTLRDGTGIADNHQFYLATKPYAEKHPEVIKALVEEVRAVGEWSKANPQEVTEQVAPLLGLPADITLTSVKRQGYGALFLTPEVVAAQQKIADTFYQLKLIPKPLSIKDVIWTPPAAVAKAP, from the coding sequence ATGCGCACTGTCATCTTGCGTCGTGGTCTGGTCGCACTGTTTGCTGCGGCTGTGTCCTTCGGCGCCATTGTTCAAGCCCAAGCTGCCGAGGCCCTGCGCATCGGCTATCAGAAATACGGCACCCTTGTGCTGCTCAAGGCCAAGGGCACTCTGGAAAAACGCCTGGCCGCCCAAGGTGTCCAGGTGCAATGGACCGAGTTTCCCGGCGGCCCGCAATTGCTCGAAGGCCTGAACGTCGGCTCCATCGACTTCGGCGTCACCGGCGAAACCCCGCCGGTCTTCGCCCAGGCGGCCGGTGCCGATCTGCTCTACGTCGCCTACGAACCGCCAGCGCCGACCAGCGAAGCGATCCTGGTGCCCAAGGATTCGCCGATCAAATCGGTGGCCGAGCTCAAGGGCAAGAAAATCGTGCTCAACAAAGGCTCCAACGTGCACTACCTGCTGGTACGTGCCCTGGAAGACGCGGGCCTGAAATACACCGACGTACAGACTGTATTCCTGCCGCCCGCCGATGCCCGTGCTGCGTTCGAGCGTGGCAGCGTGGACGCCTGGGTAATCTGGGACCCGTACCAGGCCGCCGCCGAGAAACAACTGCAAGCGCGCACCCTGCGTGACGGTACCGGCATCGCCGACAACCACCAGTTCTACCTGGCTACCAAGCCTTATGCCGAAAAACACCCTGAAGTGATCAAGGCGTTGGTGGAAGAAGTACGCGCAGTGGGCGAATGGTCCAAGGCCAACCCGCAGGAAGTCACCGAACAAGTCGCGCCGCTGCTCGGCCTGCCGGCTGACATCACCCTGACCTCGGTGAAACGCCAGGGCTACGGCGCGCTGTTCCTGACCCCGGAAGTGGTCGCCGCCCAGCAGAAAATCGCCGACACCTTCTACCAACTCAAATTGATCCCCAAACCCTTGAGCATCAAGGACGTGATCTGGACGCCACCGGCCGCCGTTGCCAAAGCGCCGTAA
- the ssuD gene encoding FMNH2-dependent alkanesulfonate monooxygenase, with product MSLNIFWFLPTHGDGHYLGTAEGARAVDHGYLQQVAQAADRLGFGGVLIPTGRSCEDSWLVAASLIPVTQRLKFLVALRPGIISPTVAARQAATLDRLSGGRALFNLVTGGDPEELAGDGLFLSHEERYQASVEFTRIWRRVLEGETVDYDGEHISVKGAKLLYPPIQQPRPPLYFGGSSEAAQDLAAEQVDMVLTWGEPPAAVAEKIEQVRAKAAKLGRTVRFGIRLHVIVRETNDEAWKAADKLISHLDDDTIARAQASLARFDSVGQQRMAALHGGSRDNLEVSPNLWAGVGLVRGGAGTALVGDGPTVAARVKEYAALGIDTFIFSGYPHLEESYRVAELLFPHLDIERPELPKSAGYVSPFGEMVANDILPKAASQS from the coding sequence ATGAGCCTCAATATTTTCTGGTTCCTGCCTACCCACGGCGACGGCCATTACCTTGGCACCGCCGAAGGCGCTCGCGCCGTCGACCACGGTTATTTGCAGCAAGTGGCCCAGGCTGCTGATCGCCTGGGCTTCGGCGGGGTGCTGATCCCCACTGGCCGCTCTTGCGAAGACTCGTGGCTGGTGGCTGCCTCGCTGATCCCGGTGACCCAGCGTTTGAAATTCCTCGTCGCGTTGCGCCCCGGGATCATTTCCCCGACGGTGGCGGCGCGTCAGGCCGCGACCCTCGATCGCCTGTCCGGCGGCCGGGCGTTGTTCAACCTGGTGACGGGCGGTGACCCGGAAGAATTGGCCGGCGACGGTTTGTTTCTCAGCCACGAAGAACGCTACCAGGCCTCGGTGGAATTCACCCGCATCTGGCGCCGCGTGCTGGAAGGCGAAACCGTGGATTACGACGGCGAGCACATCAGCGTCAAAGGCGCCAAATTGCTCTATCCGCCGATCCAGCAACCGCGTCCGCCGCTGTACTTCGGCGGTTCTTCCGAAGCGGCCCAGGATTTGGCGGCCGAGCAGGTGGACATGGTGCTGACCTGGGGCGAGCCACCGGCTGCCGTGGCGGAAAAGATCGAACAGGTGCGGGCCAAGGCCGCGAAACTGGGGCGCACCGTGCGCTTCGGCATTCGTTTGCATGTGATCGTGCGCGAAACCAACGATGAAGCCTGGAAAGCCGCCGACAAACTGATCTCCCATCTGGACGACGACACCATCGCCCGTGCCCAGGCTTCCCTGGCGCGCTTCGATTCGGTCGGCCAGCAACGCATGGCCGCCCTGCATGGCGGCAGCCGCGACAACCTGGAGGTCAGCCCCAACCTGTGGGCCGGCGTCGGCCTGGTGCGCGGCGGTGCGGGTACCGCGCTGGTGGGCGATGGCCCGACGGTTGCGGCGCGCGTCAAGGAATACGCCGCGCTGGGCATCGACACCTTTATCTTCTCCGGGTATCCCCACCTGGAAGAGTCATATCGGGTCGCCGAACTGTTGTTCCCCCATCTGGATATCGAACGTCCCGAGCTGCCAAAAAGCGCCGGCTACGTCAGCCCGTTCGGGGAGATGGTCGCCAACGACATCCTTCCCAAAGCGGCGTCACAGAGCTGA
- the ssuC gene encoding aliphatic sulfonate ABC transporter permease SsuC encodes MNFEKLSHRVAPWVLPIVLLAVWQLSVSAGWLSTRILPAPSAVIEAGIHLVVSGEIWTHLAISGWRAGLGFVIGGSIGLALGFITGLSKWGERLLDSSVQMIRNVPHLALIPLVILWFGIDETAKIFLVALGTLFPIYLNTYHGIRNVDPALVEMARSYGLSGFSLFRQVILPGALPSILVGVRFALGFMWLTLIVAETISASSGIGYLAMNAREFLQTDVVVLAIVMYAILGKLADLAARGLERVWLRWHPAYQVNKGGAA; translated from the coding sequence ATGAACTTTGAAAAATTGAGCCATCGCGTGGCGCCCTGGGTGCTGCCGATTGTATTGCTGGCGGTGTGGCAGTTGTCTGTGTCGGCCGGCTGGTTGTCGACACGCATCCTGCCGGCGCCCAGTGCGGTGATTGAAGCCGGGATCCATCTGGTGGTCAGCGGAGAAATCTGGACCCACCTGGCCATCAGCGGCTGGCGCGCAGGCCTGGGCTTTGTGATCGGTGGCAGCATCGGCCTGGCCCTGGGTTTCATCACCGGGTTGTCGAAGTGGGGCGAGCGCCTGCTGGACAGCTCGGTGCAGATGATTCGCAACGTGCCGCACCTGGCGCTGATCCCGCTGGTGATCCTGTGGTTCGGCATTGACGAGACCGCGAAGATTTTCCTGGTCGCCCTCGGCACGCTGTTCCCGATCTACCTCAACACGTACCACGGCATCCGCAACGTCGACCCGGCGCTGGTGGAAATGGCGCGCAGCTACGGCCTGTCCGGCTTCAGCCTGTTCCGCCAGGTGATCCTGCCCGGTGCATTGCCTTCGATTCTGGTGGGTGTGCGCTTTGCCCTGGGCTTTATGTGGCTGACGCTGATCGTGGCGGAAACCATCTCGGCCAGCTCCGGTATCGGTTACCTGGCGATGAACGCCCGTGAATTCCTGCAAACCGACGTGGTGGTACTGGCCATCGTCATGTACGCCATCCTCGGCAAGCTGGCCGACCTGGCCGCCCGTGGATTGGAGCGTGTGTGGCTGCGCTGGCACCCGGCTTATCAAGTGAACAAAGGAGGTGCGGCATGA
- the ssuB gene encoding aliphatic sulfonates ABC transporter ATP-binding protein: MTAQQPPRLLKGIPLAVRKLRKAFGAREVLKGIDLHIPAGQFVAVVGRSGCGKSTLLRLLAGLDKASSGELLAGSAPLGEAIEDTRLMFQEARLLPWKKIIDNVGLGLKGNWRPKALEALEAVGLAERANEWPAALSGGQKQRVALARALIHQPRLLLLDEPLGALDALTRIEMQQLIENLWQKHGFTVLLVTHDVSEAVAIADRVILIENGEIGLDLIVDLPRPRARGSHRLAALEAQVLNRVLSLPGTPPEPEPVSPLPTQLRWAQ, from the coding sequence ATGACCGCTCAACAACCTCCGCGCCTGTTGAAAGGCATCCCGTTGGCGGTGCGCAAATTGCGCAAGGCTTTTGGCGCGCGGGAAGTGCTCAAGGGCATCGACCTGCACATTCCAGCGGGCCAGTTCGTTGCCGTGGTCGGCCGTAGTGGTTGCGGCAAAAGTACCTTGCTGCGTCTGCTGGCCGGTCTCGACAAGGCCAGCAGCGGTGAGTTGCTGGCTGGCTCCGCGCCGCTTGGCGAGGCGATCGAGGACACGCGGTTGATGTTCCAGGAAGCGCGTCTGCTGCCGTGGAAAAAGATCATCGACAACGTCGGCCTGGGCCTCAAGGGCAATTGGCGTCCCAAGGCGCTGGAAGCGCTGGAAGCGGTCGGCCTGGCCGAACGTGCCAATGAGTGGCCGGCGGCGCTGTCCGGTGGCCAGAAGCAGCGCGTGGCACTGGCTCGCGCACTGATTCACCAGCCGCGCTTGCTGCTGCTGGACGAGCCGCTGGGGGCGCTGGATGCCCTGACGCGTATCGAGATGCAGCAACTGATCGAAAACCTCTGGCAGAAGCATGGTTTCACCGTGTTGCTGGTGACCCACGACGTCAGCGAAGCCGTGGCGATTGCCGACCGGGTGATCCTGATCGAAAACGGCGAAATCGGCCTCGACCTGATCGTCGACCTGCCGCGCCCACGCGCCCGAGGTTCCCATCGCCTGGCCGCGCTGGAAGCCCAAGTGCTCAACCGTGTGTTGTCGCTGCCCGGCACTCCGCCGGAACCCGAACCTGTTTCACCGCTGCCGACGCAATTGCGTTGGGCGCAATAA
- a CDS encoding TOBE domain-containing protein: MTIKAINVRNQFKGTIKEIVEGDVLSEIDVQTASGIVTSVITTRSVKELELVIGSEVIAFVKSTEVSIAKL, translated from the coding sequence ATGACCATCAAAGCCATCAACGTGCGTAACCAATTCAAAGGCACCATCAAGGAAATCGTCGAAGGCGACGTACTCTCGGAAATCGACGTACAGACCGCATCCGGCATCGTCACCTCCGTGATCACCACCCGCTCGGTCAAGGAGCTGGAACTGGTGATCGGCAGCGAAGTGATTGCCTTTGTGAAATCCACCGAGGTGTCGATCGCCAAGTTGTGA
- a CDS encoding bacteriocin immunity protein has product MKSSISEYTEDQFINFMQEIFKANKGAPDEVLDPLLDEFERITEHPAGSDLIYYPEEGADNSAEGITHTINAWRAANGLPGFRPA; this is encoded by the coding sequence ATGAAATCGAGTATTTCAGAATATACAGAAGATCAATTCATTAACTTCATGCAGGAAATATTTAAGGCAAATAAAGGCGCTCCAGATGAGGTTTTAGATCCTTTACTTGATGAGTTTGAACGTATCACCGAGCACCCTGCGGGGTCTGATCTTATTTATTACCCCGAGGAAGGTGCTGATAATTCAGCCGAGGGTATTACTCATACAATCAACGCTTGGCGGGCAGCTAATGGCTTGCCGGGTTTTAGACCAGCATGA